Below is a genomic region from Nocardioides panacis.
TCGAGCACTCGCTCGGCCCGGTGTGGGAGGCCAACCACGTCTGGCTGATCTTCATCTTCGTGGTGACCTGGTCGGCGTTTCCCACGGCGTACGCGTCCATCTGGCTGACGATGTTCGTCCCCCTCACCCTCGCGGCCCTCGGCATCGTGCTGCGCGGGGCGAGCTTCGCGTTCCGCAAGTCGGTGAGGACGCTGCGCTTCCGCCGGGTCTTCGGTGGTGGGTTCGCGATCTCCTCGGTCCTGGTGCCGTTCTGCATGGGCGCGATCGCCGGCGGGATCGCGTCCGGACAGGTGCCGTCGGGCGGCCGGGCCGGCGACCCCGTGCACAGCTGGCTCAATGCGACGTCGGTGGTGACCGGGGTGCTGGCGGTCGCGGTCGCGGCCTACGTGGCCGCGGTCTACCTGGTGTGGGACGCCCGCCGTGCCGGCGACGCCACCCTGGTCGTGTACTTCCGGCGCCGCGCCGTGCTGGCCGCCGTGGTGGCGGCCGTGCTGTCCGTGGTCGGGCTGGTGGTCGTGCACGCGGAGGCTCCCCACGTCTTCGACAGGCTCGCGTCCCGGGCCCTGCCGTTCGTGCTGCTCAGCGTGGCGTGCGGCGCCGGCGCGCTGGTGCTGCTGGTCCGGGACGCGACCCGCGGCGCACGGGTGCTCGCCGTGACGGCCGTGGCCGGGATCATCGTCGCCTGGGGGGTGGCGCAGTGGCCCTACCTGCTCCCCGAGACCCTGACCGTCCAGGACGCCGCCGCGCCGTCCGGCACGTTGACCGCGCTGGCGGTCGCCGTGGTCGCGGCGCTGCTGGTCGTGCTGCCCGGGTTCGTCCTGCTGTTCGTGCTCGTGCAACGCCGGTTGCTGCCCGAGGAAGGCGTCGACGACGCCGGCGACCGTCCGCTCCCCGGGTGAGCCCAATCATCTGCGGCGGGTGAGGTGCCACCGAGATCGAGGGGCGAATCGTGGGCATCGCCCCCACGCCGTCACACACCGCGAAGGAGTCTCGACGTGAGCACCACGACCTCCCCCTTCCCGCCGATCGCCGACTACGCGTTCCTGTCGAACTGCCACACCGGTGCCCTGGTCGCGCCCGACGGGTCCGTCGACTGGATGTGCCTGCCCGCGTTCGACGCACCGAGCGCGTTCGGGAACCTGCTCGACCGGGGAGCCGGATCGTTCCGGTTCGGGCCCTACGGGATCAACGTCCCGACCGCCCGCGCCTACGTGCCCGGCACCAACGTGCTGTCGACGACCTGGCACACGCGCGGGGGATGGGTGGTGGTGCACGACGCGCTGACGATGGGGCCCCGGCAGGGCGAGGACACCGTCACGCCGCACACCCGGCCGCCGGCCGACGACGACGCCGACCACATGCTGGTCCGCACCGTCGAGTGCCTGGACGGCTCGGTGGAGGTGGAGCTGGTCTGCGAGCCGGCGTTCGACTACGGCCGGGTGCCCGCCACCTGGAGCCAGGTCGACGAGCACGCCGCCGACGCCAGCGGGGCCGACGGGACCTTCCGCCTAGCCACCGACATGCTCGTCGGGATCGAGGGTCCCTCGGTGCGG
It encodes:
- a CDS encoding cytochrome d ubiquinol oxidase subunit II; this encodes MPASGTSSPAARSAGRPPRDLVEHSLGPVWEANHVWLIFIFVVTWSAFPTAYASIWLTMFVPLTLAALGIVLRGASFAFRKSVRTLRFRRVFGGGFAISSVLVPFCMGAIAGGIASGQVPSGGRAGDPVHSWLNATSVVTGVLAVAVAAYVAAVYLVWDARRAGDATLVVYFRRRAVLAAVVAAVLSVVGLVVVHAEAPHVFDRLASRALPFVLLSVACGAGALVLLVRDATRGARVLAVTAVAGIIVAWGVAQWPYLLPETLTVQDAAAPSGTLTALAVAVVAALLVVLPGFVLLFVLVQRRLLPEEGVDDAGDRPLPG